A portion of the Saimiri boliviensis isolate mSaiBol1 chromosome 1, mSaiBol1.pri, whole genome shotgun sequence genome contains these proteins:
- the COX4I1 gene encoding cytochrome c oxidase subunit 4 isoform 1, mitochondrial → MLATRVFSLVGKRAISTSACVRAHGSVVKSEDYARPSYVDRRDYPLPDVAHVRHLSASQKALKEKEKASWSSLSMDEKVELYRIQFKESFAEMNRGSNEWKTVVGAAMFFIGFTAILVILEKRYVYGPLPHTFDKEWVAMQTKRMLDLKMNPIDGLASKWDYEKKEWKK, encoded by the exons atgttGGCTACCAGGGTATTTAGCCTAGTTGGCAAGCGAGCAATTTCCACCTCGGCGTGTGTACGGGCACACG GAAGTGTTGTGAAGAGCGAAGACTATGCGCGCCCAAGTTATGTGGATCGGCGTGACTATCCCTTGCCTGACGTGGCCCATGTCAGGCACCTGTCAGCCAGCCAGAAGGCcttgaaggagaaggagaaggccTCCTGGAGCAGCCTCTCCATGGATGAGAAAGTCGAGT TGTATCGCATTCAGTTTAAGGAGAGCTTTGCTGAGATGAACAGGGGCTCCAACGAGTGGAAGACGGTTGTGGGTGCGGCCATGTTCTTCATCGGCTTCACAGCGATTCTTGTCATCCTGGAGAAGCGCTATG TGTACGGCCCCCTCCCGCACACCTTTGACAAAGAGTGGGTGGCCATGCAGACCAAGAGGATGCTGGACCTGAAGATGAACCCCATCGACGGCCTCGCCTCCAAGTGGGACTACGAGAAGAAGGAGTGGAAGAAGTGA